The following proteins come from a genomic window of Nitrospira sp.:
- a CDS encoding Adenylate kinase, which yields MRLVFLGAPGVGKGTQADKVAAQYRIRKISTGDLLREAVRNKTTLGLEAKEHMDQGKLVPDSVVIGLVREKLADPSQANGFILDGFPRTVPQAEALAKVLAERGLQLDRVINFRVSREEIVKRLSGRRSCPKCQATYHVEFAPSKAGSVCERCGETLVQRSDDQPEAIEMRLRVYEEQTAPLINFYEKKHVLSHLNGAEPVETVYHNLVKALAIPQTA from the coding sequence ATGCGGCTTGTGTTTCTCGGTGCTCCGGGTGTTGGGAAAGGCACGCAGGCTGACAAAGTCGCTGCTCAGTATCGCATTCGTAAGATTTCGACCGGCGATTTGCTTCGGGAGGCGGTTCGGAATAAGACAACCTTGGGCCTTGAAGCGAAAGAGCATATGGATCAGGGAAAGTTGGTCCCAGATTCAGTCGTCATAGGGCTGGTACGGGAGAAGCTGGCTGATCCGTCACAGGCTAATGGATTCATTCTTGATGGGTTTCCAAGGACGGTTCCTCAGGCGGAAGCGCTGGCGAAGGTGCTCGCCGAACGAGGTCTTCAGCTGGATCGAGTGATTAATTTTAGAGTTTCTCGAGAGGAAATCGTGAAGCGGTTGAGCGGACGTCGGAGCTGTCCAAAGTGTCAGGCGACCTACCATGTGGAGTTCGCTCCATCCAAGGCCGGCAGTGTCTGTGAGCGCTGCGGAGAAACCCTCGTTCAGCGAAGCGACGATCAGCCGGAAGCGATAGAGATGCGTCTCCGTGTGTATGAAGAGCAGACAGCGCCGTTGATCAACTTTTATGAGAAAAAGCATGTATTGTCGCATCTTAACGGTGCCGAGCCGGTTGAAACGGTATATCACAACCTCGTGAAAGCGCTCGCGATACCCCAGACGGCATGA
- a CDS encoding Methionine aminopeptidase, producing the protein MIILKTPAEIVVMAEASRVVAEALAIVKKAVCPGISTEELDRIAEEAIRSRGAVPAFKGYRNYPRTLCASVNEQVVHGIPSKRKLKEGDIIGLDLGAIVGGFYGDSAVTVAVGRIPDETAKLIQVTEEALYLGIKQARVGNRLTDISNAVQQHAESAGFSVVTEFVGHGIGRQLHEEPQVPNYGKPGQGPRLQPGMVLAIEPMVNMGRSAVRILEDRWTAVTVDGSLSAHFEHTIAVQPSGAPCILSQLEKT; encoded by the coding sequence ATGATCATTCTGAAAACGCCCGCCGAGATTGTGGTGATGGCAGAGGCGTCAAGAGTGGTGGCTGAAGCGCTCGCGATTGTGAAAAAAGCGGTCTGTCCTGGTATCAGCACGGAAGAGCTGGACCGTATTGCCGAGGAGGCGATACGGTCCAGAGGGGCGGTTCCGGCGTTCAAAGGCTACCGGAATTATCCCAGAACTCTTTGTGCTTCCGTGAACGAGCAGGTCGTCCATGGTATCCCCTCGAAGCGAAAGCTGAAAGAAGGGGATATCATCGGGCTGGATCTCGGTGCTATTGTGGGTGGGTTCTATGGGGATTCAGCTGTCACAGTGGCGGTTGGTCGGATCCCGGATGAGACGGCAAAGTTGATTCAGGTGACGGAAGAGGCGCTCTATCTTGGGATCAAACAGGCTAGAGTCGGCAACCGTTTGACAGATATCTCGAACGCTGTGCAACAACATGCTGAATCGGCAGGCTTCTCAGTTGTCACCGAGTTTGTGGGTCATGGGATTGGCCGGCAATTGCATGAAGAGCCTCAAGTTCCCAACTATGGAAAGCCGGGTCAGGGGCCTCGACTGCAACCAGGTATGGTTTTGGCGATCGAACCAATGGTGAACATGGGTCGGAGTGCCGTTCGCATTCTTGAGGATCGGTGGACTGCGGTCACGGTAGATGGCAGCTTATCTGCTCATTTCGAGCATACGATCGCCGTCCAACCCAGCGGAGCGCCCTGTATTTTGAGTCAATTGGAGAAGACCTAG
- a CDS encoding Translation initiation factor 1: MAKEDIIEVQGSVAETLPNAMFRVKLDNGHVILAHISGKMRMHFIRILPGDKVTVEMSPYDLTRGRITYRFK, translated from the coding sequence GTGGCAAAAGAAGACATTATTGAAGTCCAGGGCTCGGTGGCGGAGACGCTTCCTAACGCCATGTTTCGGGTCAAGCTTGATAATGGCCATGTCATATTGGCTCACATCTCGGGGAAAATGCGGATGCATTTTATCCGTATCCTTCCCGGCGATAAGGTCACGGTGGAAATGTCACCATACGATTTGACCAGGGGCCGAATCACCTATCGCTTTAAGTAA
- a CDS encoding SSU ribosomal protein S13p (S18e): MARIAGIDLPRNKRTDIGLSYIYGIGRVSAQKILNEAGIDGAVRVKDLSEDKIVKLREIIERDYRVEGDLRKEVSLNIKRLIDTGTYRGLRHRKGLPVRGQRTKTNARTRKGRRAGVSSKPRPTVPKGANA, encoded by the coding sequence ATGGCACGTATTGCCGGCATCGATTTGCCACGGAATAAACGAACGGATATCGGATTGAGCTATATCTATGGGATTGGACGCGTGTCGGCTCAGAAGATTCTCAATGAAGCGGGAATCGATGGAGCGGTCCGTGTCAAGGACCTGAGCGAAGATAAAATCGTCAAATTGCGTGAAATCATTGAGCGTGATTATCGGGTTGAAGGAGATCTACGGAAAGAAGTGTCGTTGAATATCAAGCGGCTGATTGATACGGGGACCTATCGAGGGTTGCGTCATCGCAAAGGCCTGCCCGTCCGCGGACAACGAACCAAGACCAATGCTCGGACGCGTAAAGGACGGCGCGCAGGCGTCAGTAGCAAGCCGAGACCCACGGTACCCAAAGGGGCCAACGCCTAG
- a CDS encoding SSU ribosomal protein S11p (S14e), with amino-acid sequence MSVKKGKKKERRIVQSGVAHVQASFNNTIVTITDMSGNTVVWASAGNQGFKGSRKSTPFAAQRAGEAAARKAMESGMRQVDVYVNGPGSGRESAIRSLQGAGLRINLIRDVTPIPHNGCRPPKRRRV; translated from the coding sequence ATGAGTGTCAAAAAAGGGAAAAAGAAAGAACGTCGGATTGTGCAGAGTGGAGTCGCACATGTTCAAGCGTCATTCAACAATACGATTGTAACCATCACTGATATGAGTGGGAACACGGTGGTGTGGGCAAGCGCTGGCAACCAAGGATTTAAAGGATCGAGGAAGAGCACCCCTTTTGCCGCTCAGCGAGCAGGTGAGGCTGCCGCGCGAAAAGCCATGGAAAGCGGGATGCGGCAAGTCGATGTGTATGTGAATGGACCAGGTTCTGGTCGAGAATCAGCGATTCGTTCACTTCAAGGAGCGGGTTTGCGGATCAATTTGATTCGCGACGTCACACCAATTCCGCATAATGGGTGTCGCCCCCCCAAACGGCGGCGTGTGTGA
- a CDS encoding SSU ribosomal protein S4p (S9e), with amino-acid sequence MAKYRGPVCRLCRREGEKLFLKGTRCMTEKCAVERRSYPPGQHGQGRQRTSDYSLQLREKQKLRRIYGLQERQFRGVFERAERQTGVTGDALLRLLECRLDNVAYRLGFGASRKQARQMVSHGHFVVNGKKITVAGALVKPGDVIEIRERSRDLAAIQAALESVDSRGIPDWLELDKGAFKGVVRALPAKEQIALPVNEQMVVELYSR; translated from the coding sequence GTGGCAAAGTATCGTGGCCCAGTTTGTCGATTGTGTCGGCGAGAAGGTGAGAAGCTCTTTCTCAAGGGCACGCGCTGTATGACGGAGAAATGTGCCGTGGAACGCAGGAGTTATCCGCCTGGCCAGCATGGACAGGGACGGCAGCGAACCTCTGACTATAGTTTGCAGCTGCGCGAAAAACAGAAGCTGCGTCGAATCTATGGACTTCAGGAGCGCCAATTCCGCGGTGTCTTCGAACGTGCCGAACGGCAGACCGGCGTCACGGGCGATGCCTTGTTACGTTTGCTCGAATGTCGCTTGGACAATGTCGCCTATCGCTTAGGGTTCGGAGCATCGCGCAAGCAAGCTCGTCAGATGGTGAGCCATGGTCATTTCGTGGTCAATGGCAAGAAGATCACGGTGGCTGGGGCACTGGTGAAACCGGGAGATGTGATCGAAATTCGTGAACGGAGTCGGGACTTGGCCGCAATACAGGCCGCATTGGAATCGGTTGATAGTCGAGGTATTCCTGATTGGCTTGAGCTTGATAAGGGAGCGTTCAAGGGCGTCGTGCGCGCATTGCCGGCGAAGGAGCAAATCGCGTTGCCGGTCAACGAACAGATGGTGGTGGAATTGTACTCGCGATAG
- a CDS encoding DNA-directed RNA polymerase alpha subunit gives MIKAMKDFQIPMRVEVDKDAHSPTFGRFTTEAFERGFGTTIGNALRRILLSSLTGAAVTTVKIEGVVHEFSTISGVTEDVTAIILNIKSLRLALHTDKPKTIRLKKKGPGEAKGADILHDGDVTILTPDLHIATLDKDATLDIEMTVKHGRGYVPAERNKEEGLPIGVIAIDSIFSPIRRVNFQVENARVGRMTDYDKLTMEIWTDGTISPRDALSTGAGILREHLDIFINPEERSEGKSEAGYEESQREVNKNLSRSVNELELSVRAANCLKNANIKTIADLVQKSEGEMLRTKNFGKKSLNEIKEILSEMGLSLGTKIDAASPHNGSPKPE, from the coding sequence ATGATCAAAGCGATGAAAGACTTTCAAATCCCAATGCGGGTGGAAGTCGACAAGGATGCACATTCTCCCACATTTGGGCGGTTTACCACGGAAGCGTTTGAACGGGGGTTTGGCACCACGATCGGGAATGCCCTCCGTCGCATTTTGCTGTCGTCGCTCACGGGGGCGGCGGTGACCACCGTGAAGATTGAAGGGGTCGTACACGAGTTTTCGACAATTTCTGGGGTGACGGAGGATGTCACGGCAATTATTCTGAATATCAAAAGCTTGCGGCTGGCGCTCCACACGGATAAACCGAAAACGATACGGTTGAAAAAGAAGGGACCTGGAGAAGCAAAGGGCGCGGACATTCTTCACGATGGCGATGTGACGATTCTGACGCCTGATTTGCACATTGCCACGCTCGACAAGGATGCAACCCTGGACATCGAGATGACGGTGAAACATGGCCGTGGGTATGTGCCGGCCGAGCGTAACAAAGAAGAGGGATTGCCGATCGGGGTGATTGCCATTGATTCCATCTTCTCTCCGATCAGGAGAGTCAATTTCCAGGTCGAGAATGCGCGAGTCGGCCGTATGACCGACTATGACAAATTGACGATGGAAATTTGGACCGACGGTACTATCAGTCCTCGCGATGCTCTTTCTACGGGGGCCGGGATTTTGCGTGAGCATTTGGATATTTTTATCAATCCTGAAGAGCGCAGCGAAGGGAAGAGCGAAGCAGGTTATGAGGAATCTCAGCGGGAAGTGAATAAGAATCTCTCCCGTAGCGTGAATGAGTTGGAGTTATCCGTTCGCGCAGCCAATTGTCTAAAGAACGCCAATATCAAAACAATCGCCGACCTCGTACAAAAGTCTGAGGGTGAGATGCTCAGAACAAAGAACTTCGGGAAAAAGTCGCTCAACGAGATCAAAGAGATTCTTTCTGAGATGGGGCTTTCACTGGGAACAAAGATAGACGCTGCGTCTCCACACAATGGAAGCCCAAAACCTGAATAA
- a CDS encoding LSU ribosomal protein L17p — protein sequence MRHRKKGRQLGRQTKHRGALFRNLVTSLLDQERIETTGAKAKEIRGFTDRMITLGKEGTLPARRRALGFLRSKTVVSKLFSDVAARFKDRSGGYTRIVKTRRRIGDAAEMVAIELVSRQELATKKKPDARPAQSAPTEAGTSA from the coding sequence GTGCGACATAGAAAAAAGGGGCGGCAGCTAGGGCGGCAGACGAAGCATCGCGGAGCGTTGTTTCGGAACTTAGTGACCTCCTTGTTAGACCAAGAGCGTATCGAGACCACGGGAGCTAAGGCTAAAGAGATACGAGGGTTTACCGACCGCATGATCACCCTTGGCAAGGAAGGTACGTTGCCTGCCCGCCGACGAGCCTTAGGGTTTCTTCGCAGCAAGACGGTTGTGTCTAAACTGTTTAGCGATGTGGCGGCACGATTCAAAGATCGATCCGGAGGGTACACCAGGATCGTCAAAACTCGCCGCCGCATTGGCGATGCGGCCGAAATGGTTGCTATTGAGTTAGTGTCTCGTCAGGAGTTGGCCACCAAGAAAAAGCCCGATGCTCGCCCTGCTCAGTCCGCGCCCACCGAGGCCGGAACATCGGCATAG
- a CDS encoding Lipopolysaccharide ABC transporter, ATP-binding protein LptB, whose amino-acid sequence MTRTVHADELVDPIAARQGNCLCAAGLVKSFRGRKVVKGVTVEVYAGEVVGLLGPNGAGKTTIFDMMVGLCQPDEGEITFIGESVTNLPMYKRARRGIGYLPQESSVFRRLSVEHNVLAILEMLGYARKERSQRVDALLKELDLIHIRKSMAYALSGGERRRLEITRALAATPSFMLLDEPFAGIDPIAVADIQQIITRLRGKGIGILITDHNVQETLSIVDRAYIINEGLILEAGSPEVIVQSATARAVYLGEQFKL is encoded by the coding sequence ATGACCCGGACTGTGCATGCAGACGAACTCGTTGATCCGATTGCGGCACGGCAGGGGAATTGCCTGTGTGCTGCTGGATTAGTAAAAAGTTTCCGTGGGCGCAAAGTCGTCAAGGGTGTCACCGTCGAGGTGTATGCCGGCGAGGTGGTGGGGCTGCTCGGTCCGAATGGCGCTGGTAAGACCACAATCTTCGACATGATGGTCGGCTTGTGCCAGCCCGATGAAGGGGAGATCACTTTCATCGGAGAATCTGTGACCAACCTGCCGATGTACAAACGAGCGCGTAGAGGAATCGGTTACCTGCCTCAGGAATCGTCGGTTTTTCGACGGCTCTCGGTAGAACATAATGTCTTGGCGATTCTTGAAATGCTGGGGTATGCTCGAAAAGAACGAAGCCAACGGGTGGATGCCTTGCTTAAGGAATTGGATCTCATCCATATACGAAAGAGTATGGCCTATGCCCTCTCGGGAGGAGAACGTCGGCGTTTGGAAATCACGCGTGCATTGGCGGCCACACCGTCGTTCATGCTGTTGGACGAACCGTTTGCAGGGATCGATCCGATAGCCGTCGCGGATATTCAACAAATTATCACGCGGTTGAGGGGAAAAGGGATCGGCATATTAATTACTGATCACAATGTCCAGGAAACGCTTTCAATCGTTGACCGTGCCTACATCATCAATGAAGGATTGATCTTGGAGGCAGGGTCTCCAGAAGTTATTGTGCAGAGTGCAACGGCCCGAGCCGTTTATCTTGGCGAGCAGTTCAAATTGTAG
- a CDS encoding RNA polymerase sigma-54 factor RpoN produces the protein MKLRLVPQLSQKLIMTPQLQQAIKLLQLSRLELQQSLTQHLLENPLLDEIQSDVDEGESLVTEEKVDAPPALEGQDGSDATVETREEQGSPEEFSASGWEEYFGRDRRSGDSEHSAAQDEFPSYEQTVAKATSLEEHLLWQLSLSGLGDREKELGRLIIGNLDDDGYLRIPLAEVVAGTDFTESQVESVLKDIQTFDPTGVGARDLPECLLLQLGHLGRNPFGSLGSPPGALKGSVIESIVLHHLKDLEKKQYAKVAKALSVTVEEVFQATKIIGELEPKPGRPFANEQNYVIVPDVFVVKNEGEWVVLLNDDGLPRMRISPYYKQLISSGQGGTPETKAYMDEKLRAAQWVIRSIEQRNRTIVKVVSSIVKFQEQFFDHGVQYLKPLVLKQVAEDIGMHESTISRVTANKYMYCPQGMLELKFFFNAGLQRADEPSGMHSSVSVRDMIKTMVAEEDVKRPLKDEEIAARLRKQGVLIARRTVAKYRAELNISSASQRKRFF, from the coding sequence ATGAAACTCCGTTTAGTTCCACAACTCTCACAAAAGCTCATTATGACACCTCAACTGCAGCAGGCGATCAAGCTGTTGCAGTTGTCTCGACTGGAACTACAGCAGAGCCTCACCCAGCATCTTCTGGAAAACCCTTTGCTGGATGAAATTCAATCCGATGTCGATGAAGGCGAGTCCTTGGTCACCGAGGAGAAGGTTGATGCCCCTCCCGCACTGGAAGGACAGGATGGGTCGGACGCGACAGTGGAGACGCGTGAAGAACAAGGGTCGCCGGAGGAGTTTTCCGCCTCCGGCTGGGAAGAATACTTTGGTAGAGATCGACGGAGCGGCGATTCTGAACACTCCGCGGCACAAGATGAGTTTCCTTCGTACGAGCAAACGGTGGCAAAGGCAACTTCTCTTGAGGAACATCTTCTCTGGCAATTGTCCTTGTCTGGGCTCGGCGATCGAGAAAAGGAGCTTGGTCGCTTGATCATCGGCAATCTAGATGATGATGGTTATCTTCGCATTCCATTGGCTGAGGTCGTGGCCGGGACCGATTTTACGGAGTCTCAAGTCGAATCTGTGCTCAAAGACATTCAGACTTTCGACCCGACCGGGGTTGGCGCAAGAGATCTCCCCGAATGCCTTCTGCTGCAACTCGGGCATTTAGGTCGGAATCCGTTTGGGTCACTTGGGTCGCCACCTGGAGCGCTGAAAGGATCGGTTATTGAAAGTATCGTGTTGCATCATTTGAAGGACTTAGAAAAAAAGCAGTATGCCAAGGTTGCGAAGGCATTGAGTGTCACAGTCGAGGAAGTCTTCCAAGCCACTAAAATTATCGGAGAACTCGAGCCAAAGCCGGGCAGGCCGTTTGCTAATGAACAAAACTACGTCATCGTACCTGATGTGTTTGTGGTCAAGAATGAGGGGGAGTGGGTTGTGCTGTTAAACGACGATGGGCTCCCCCGCATGAGGATCAGCCCGTATTACAAACAGCTTATTTCTTCCGGACAAGGCGGAACCCCGGAGACCAAAGCGTATATGGATGAAAAATTGCGTGCTGCGCAGTGGGTTATCCGAAGCATCGAACAACGAAATCGGACAATCGTGAAAGTGGTTTCCAGCATCGTTAAATTCCAAGAGCAATTTTTTGACCATGGCGTCCAATATCTCAAGCCCTTGGTTCTGAAGCAAGTGGCCGAGGATATCGGGATGCATGAATCGACGATCAGTCGTGTGACGGCCAATAAATATATGTATTGTCCGCAAGGCATGTTGGAACTCAAGTTTTTCTTCAACGCTGGGCTTCAGCGAGCGGATGAGCCCTCGGGCATGCATTCCTCTGTTTCAGTTAGGGATATGATCAAGACAATGGTGGCTGAGGAGGATGTGAAACGTCCCTTGAAAGACGAAGAAATTGCCGCTCGGCTTCGTAAACAAGGCGTGCTTATCGCAAGGAGAACTGTGGCTAAATATAGGGCCGAGTTGAACATCTCATCCGCCAGTCAACGCAAACGCTTTTTTTGA
- a CDS encoding RNase adapter protein RapZ: MARLNLVIISGLSGSGKTYALKAFEDAGYFCIDNLPPALLPTFVDLCNQQHSEIANVALGIDIRERAFFSDFVGILERVKALGHVVQVIFLEAREEVLIRRFSETRRPHPLLPHLPVVNGIRFEKERVAELRRRADRIIDTSDLTVHELGELLAKQFIRESTDRRLTISLMTFGYKFGVPYDIDLLFDVRFLKNPFFVPELKPLSGDDPLVRTFVLTDPDAVSLMEHLEDLLKFLLPLFQRERRSYLTIGIGCTGGRHRSVAVASRLRESLSSLGYEVGLKHRDIDKT, encoded by the coding sequence ATGGCCCGGCTCAATCTAGTCATTATCAGCGGGTTGTCCGGTTCCGGTAAAACCTATGCACTCAAGGCATTTGAGGATGCCGGCTATTTCTGCATTGATAATCTTCCTCCCGCTCTACTGCCGACCTTTGTTGATCTCTGCAACCAGCAGCATAGCGAGATTGCCAACGTTGCTCTTGGGATTGACATTAGGGAGCGAGCATTCTTTTCCGATTTCGTCGGCATCTTGGAGAGGGTGAAAGCTCTCGGCCATGTGGTGCAGGTGATTTTTCTCGAAGCTCGGGAGGAGGTGTTGATCAGACGATTTTCAGAGACGAGGCGTCCTCACCCACTTTTGCCGCATCTCCCTGTCGTGAATGGAATTCGATTCGAAAAGGAACGTGTAGCCGAGCTCCGCCGCCGAGCCGATCGAATCATCGATACGTCCGACCTGACGGTTCATGAGCTCGGTGAGTTGCTTGCAAAACAATTCATACGGGAGTCCACGGATAGACGACTCACGATTTCACTCATGACCTTTGGATACAAATTTGGGGTTCCGTACGATATCGATTTATTGTTTGATGTACGATTTCTTAAGAATCCATTTTTCGTGCCTGAGCTCAAACCCCTCTCAGGAGATGATCCGCTGGTCCGAACCTTCGTTCTCACAGATCCAGACGCCGTTTCACTTATGGAGCACCTCGAAGACCTGCTGAAGTTCCTCTTGCCGCTCTTCCAGCGAGAGAGGCGTAGTTATCTGACCATCGGTATCGGATGTACCGGTGGACGCCATCGGTCGGTGGCGGTCGCTAGCCGCCTTAGAGAAAGCCTCTCTTCATTGGGATACGAAGTCGGCCTTAAACACCGGGATATCGACAAAACGTAA
- a CDS encoding Type IV pilus biogenesis protein PilM gives MLSSLKKLVETDIVAMLTPRRQLVGLDIGSSAIKVAQLKESKGRYFLQKFGVKPLEPEVIVDGTVMDEGRVVSAIQELFEEANVKNKHVAISISGHAVIVKKISLPPMPDEELEGQVKLAAEQYIPFDINEVNIDFHVLHSDASEDQQGDMPVILVAAKKDKINELTELVKAAGLIPMVMDVDAFAVENMHAINYPMAQEETTALVNLGASVMNVNIIRAGSSLFTRDIPLGGNRYTEAIQREIGLSFEEAEESKKKGRGVDPDGMSLSGVMDSVNAEVASEIARTVDYFKTSTANAELSRVLVCGGVAKAKGLIQQLADRMQLPVEMADPFAEIDITGCDIEPDVLADLAPSAAVGVGLALRAVGDR, from the coding sequence ATGTTGAGTTCACTCAAAAAGCTTGTGGAAACCGATATCGTTGCGATGCTGACTCCCCGACGGCAGTTAGTGGGGCTCGATATCGGATCGAGTGCCATCAAAGTCGCTCAACTCAAGGAAAGTAAGGGACGGTACTTTCTCCAAAAGTTCGGTGTGAAACCGCTTGAGCCGGAAGTGATTGTAGACGGGACGGTCATGGATGAAGGGCGTGTGGTCTCGGCTATTCAAGAATTGTTCGAGGAAGCCAATGTCAAGAATAAGCACGTCGCCATCTCGATTTCCGGGCACGCTGTCATTGTGAAGAAGATCAGTCTACCGCCCATGCCGGACGAGGAGTTGGAAGGACAAGTGAAATTGGCGGCGGAGCAGTACATCCCCTTCGACATCAACGAAGTGAACATTGACTTTCATGTCTTGCATTCGGATGCGTCAGAAGATCAGCAGGGAGATATGCCGGTGATTCTTGTTGCCGCTAAGAAAGACAAGATCAATGAACTGACCGAACTTGTCAAGGCTGCCGGGCTCATTCCAATGGTCATGGATGTCGATGCGTTTGCAGTGGAGAATATGCACGCGATTAATTATCCGATGGCGCAAGAAGAGACGACGGCGCTGGTGAATCTCGGTGCGAGCGTAATGAACGTGAACATCATCCGTGCCGGGTCATCGTTGTTTACGCGTGATATCCCGTTGGGAGGGAATAGGTACACCGAAGCGATTCAACGCGAGATAGGGCTCTCCTTTGAAGAAGCTGAAGAAAGTAAGAAAAAAGGCCGAGGAGTCGATCCCGACGGGATGTCGCTCAGCGGTGTTATGGACAGTGTGAATGCGGAAGTCGCGTCCGAAATCGCCCGGACGGTGGATTATTTCAAGACCTCGACGGCCAATGCTGAGCTCAGTCGAGTTCTCGTCTGTGGTGGCGTAGCCAAAGCAAAAGGGCTGATTCAACAGCTCGCCGATAGGATGCAGCTTCCCGTAGAAATGGCTGACCCCTTCGCCGAGATCGACATTACGGGCTGTGACATCGAGCCTGACGTACTGGCGGATTTGGCTCCTTCGGCAGCCGTCGGTGTCGGATTGGCGTTGAGAGCGGTGGGGGACAGATGA
- a CDS encoding Type IV pilus biogenesis protein PilN, producing MIRINLLPGGPKGRAAKPQYDVRAQVLLGIGVILITLAGCWWYSASLDSELDARQEEKRDKEKQVVQLKEQVKQVQDFEKRKKLLEDKNRIIDQLEQSRMGPVKVLDHVSQSLEPLKVWLTKLGVASDTVELEGKALTNDDVVEFVNNLRRTDYFTGINLQESKAAMENKINLYQFRLAFRLKG from the coding sequence ATGATTCGGATTAACCTCCTGCCCGGTGGGCCCAAAGGAAGAGCGGCCAAACCCCAGTATGACGTGCGCGCACAGGTGTTGCTCGGCATCGGCGTGATCCTGATTACGTTGGCGGGGTGCTGGTGGTATTCGGCTTCATTGGACAGCGAGCTTGACGCTCGGCAGGAGGAAAAACGAGATAAGGAAAAGCAGGTTGTGCAGCTGAAAGAACAGGTCAAGCAAGTACAGGATTTTGAAAAACGGAAAAAACTTCTTGAGGACAAGAACCGGATTATAGACCAGCTCGAGCAATCCAGAATGGGCCCCGTGAAGGTTCTCGATCATGTTAGTCAGAGTTTAGAGCCGCTTAAAGTATGGCTTACAAAGCTGGGTGTGGCATCCGATACAGTTGAGTTGGAAGGGAAAGCCTTAACAAACGACGACGTGGTGGAGTTCGTGAATAACCTTCGACGTACGGATTATTTCACCGGCATCAATCTGCAGGAGAGTAAAGCTGCGATGGAAAACAAGATTAATTTGTACCAGTTTCGTTTGGCATTTCGTCTGAAGGGATAA
- a CDS encoding Type IV pilus biogenesis protein PilO, translated as MMALQRLNLDVLRNVPASQKAALLFLLVGGMIVGFYFYIAEPKSAAITALEMENSKLESEIQTLTIKAKHLDELVAANKQLEIELAKKKERLPPEEEAIMLLKQVSDLGVRLGLDIKLWKPGAQTEDASKLFIKMPVSVEVAGVYHTAALFFDRINRLPRIITVSGLKMGSPKVEQGRIVSQTTFDLVAYAAPQEKPILGASPSNAPKVAQVEK; from the coding sequence ATGATGGCATTGCAGCGGCTCAACCTTGATGTGCTTCGCAATGTGCCGGCTTCGCAAAAGGCCGCGCTTCTATTTTTGCTCGTCGGCGGCATGATTGTCGGTTTCTATTTCTATATTGCGGAACCAAAGTCGGCAGCCATCACAGCTCTTGAGATGGAAAACAGCAAGCTCGAGAGTGAAATCCAAACGCTCACGATCAAAGCGAAACATCTCGATGAATTAGTCGCTGCGAACAAGCAACTCGAAATTGAATTGGCTAAAAAGAAAGAACGCCTCCCTCCGGAAGAAGAAGCGATCATGCTCCTGAAGCAGGTATCTGACCTTGGGGTGCGGTTGGGGCTCGATATCAAACTGTGGAAGCCAGGCGCCCAGACTGAAGATGCATCGAAGCTCTTCATCAAGATGCCGGTCAGTGTGGAAGTAGCCGGGGTTTATCACACCGCCGCACTGTTTTTTGATCGGATCAATCGACTCCCCCGGATTATTACGGTGTCGGGCCTTAAGATGGGATCTCCGAAGGTTGAACAAGGGCGAATTGTATCGCAAACGACATTTGATCTAGTGGCATATGCCGCCCCTCAGGAAAAGCCGATTTTGGGAGCATCGCCTTCGAATGCTCCTAAAGTAGCTCAAGTGGAAAAATAA